GGCCGAGTACGACAGGCTCTACGACGCCACGATCTCGCTTGATATGGACCAGACGCTCTCGGGCTTCGAGCGGCTTCGGCGCACCCTCCTGGTATACCTGCACTACCAGGAGGACCACCCGTTCGCACCGGTGACGGTCTTCCGGATGATCGATTCGGCCGACCCCACTGTCATGGCGATCGAGCAGCAGGAATACGACAAACAGACCGACCGCATCATGGCCGTCGTCGATCATGTCGCGGGCGACGAGATGACTCCGGCCCTGGTGACTGATCTGAAGGTGGTCATCCGCGCCTGGCTGGCTTTCAACCAGGAATTGGCCCGGCAGCGCGCACTCAATCCCGACCTGGACGTCGATTGGCTCGCCGACACCTCCGCGCACGCCATGATCGACGCGGTACGCCGCGTATCGAACATCCCGCAAGCGGTGGTCGATCTCATGGGCGCCGACTAAATCCCCGATGTCGGTCCTTGTTGGCACGATGGCCCGATGAGCAGCGAGCCCGGTCCACTCGCCCGGTTCTCGGCACCCACGCGGGAATGGTTCACCGAATCGTTCCCGGCACCCACACAGGCCCAGTCCGGCGCGTGGCAGTCCATCGCCAACGGCGACAACACACTTGTCGTCGCGCCCACAGGCTCAGGTAAGACCCTCGCGGCATTTCTGTGGGCCATCGACACCCTGGTCGGCGCCGAGCCCGAGCTGAATGTCGCCGGCCGTGCAGCTTCGGCCCGGCACGGAACCCAGATCCTGTATGTCTCGCCTCTCAAGGCCCTCGCGGTCGACGTCGAGCGGAACCTACGCGCTCCCCTGGCCGGGATCGCCCGGACCACGACGCGGATGGGCCTACCCGAACCTTCCATCACGATCGGCGTGCGCTCGGGCGATACCCCCGCGCAGCGGCGCCGCGCGTTGATCTCGTCTCCACCGGACATTCTCATCACCACCCCCGAATCACTGTTCCTGATGCTGACCTCTGCCGCGCGCGAAACCCTGGACACGGTGCGGACGGTCATCGTCGATGAAGTGCACGCGGTGGCCGGTACCAAACGCGGTGCACATCTGGCGCTGTCACTGGAGCGGCTGGATGAGCGGCTTTCCCGGCCCGCACAGCGAATCGGTCTGTCGGCGACGGTCAAGCCCGCAGCCGAGGTGGCCCGATTTCTGGGCGGCCGCGCCCCTGCCACGGTCGTCGCCCCGGCCAGCCCCAAGACTTTCGACCTGTCGGTGGTGGTGCCTGTCTCGGACATGAGTGCCCCCGACACCTATCCAGACCCCGAGGCGACGAACGCCGGTACCAACACCATCTGGCCCCATGTCGAACAACGCATCGTCGACCTCATCGAGACACATCGATCCAGCATCGTCTTCGCCAACTCCCGCCGCCTCGCCGAGCGGCTCACCGCACGGTTCAACGAAATTCACGCCGAACGCCTGGGTGTGGACCTCACCCCCACATCCAATCCGGGGGTACCCGGCGGACCACCGGCACACATCATGGGCAGCGGACAGACCTACGGTGCGGAACCGCTCCTCGCCCGGGCACATCACGGCTCGGTCAGCAAGGAGCAACGCGCCGACATCGAGGACGATCTGAAGACCGGACGTCTCAAATGCGTGGTGGCCACCAGCAGCCTGGAGCTCGGAATCGATATGGGGGCTGTGGATCTGGTGGTCCAGGTGGAGGCACCGCCGTCGGTGGCCAGCGGATTGCAACGCATCGGCCGCGCCGGGCACCAGGTCGGCGAGGTGTCCCGGGGTGTGCTGTTTCCCAAACATCGCACCGATCTGTTGGGCTGCGCCGTCACGGTGCGGCGCATGCTTCGAGGAGACATCGAGACCCTCCGGGTACCCGCCAATCCGCTGGACATCCTCGCCCAGCACACGGTGGCCGCCTGCGCGCTGGACCCTCTGGACGTCGAGAAATGGTTCGACGTGGTCAGGCGCAGCGCTCCCTTCACGTCCCTGCCGCGCAGTGCATTTGACGCGGTGCTCGACTTGCTCAGCGGCAAGTACCCTTCCACCGATTTCGCGGAGCTGCGTCCGCGCGTCGTATACGACAGAGACGAGGGAACGCTCACGGGACGCCCCGGAGCACAACGGCTGGCCGTGACGTCCGGGGGCGCGATTCCGGACCGCGGCCTGTTCACGGTCTACATGTACGCCGGGGCCGAGGGAGAGAAGCCTTCCCGGGTGGGCGAACTCGACGAGGAGATGGTCTACGAGTCGCGGCCCGGCGACGTGATCTCGTTGGGCGCCACCAGTTGGCGTATCACCGAGATCACCCACGAACGGGTGGTCGTGGTCCCCGCCTTCGGCCAACCGGGTCGGCTGCCCTTCTGGCGCGGCGATTCAGTGGGTCGACCAGCAGAACTCGGCATGGCATTGGGACACCTGACCGGAGAACTGGCGGCCGCACGAGAAGCCGAGTTCGAGAAGCTCTGCACCGCTACGGGGTTCGACGAATACGCCATGGGGAACCTGCGTGCGCTGCTCACCGACCAGCTGCAGTCGACGGGCGCCGTGCCTACCGACACCACGCTGATTGTCGAGAGATTCCGCGACGAGCTCGGTGACTGGCGCATCGTGCTGCATTCACCCTATGGGCTGCGGGTCAACGGCCCGCTGGCGCTCGCCGTCGCCGACCGGCTTCAGCAGCGCTACGGTGTCAGCGAGTCCCCCACCGCCACCGACGACGGCATCGTGGTGCGGCTCCCCGATACCGACGACAGCCCACCCGGAGCAGGTCTTTTCGTCTTCGATGCCGCAGAGATCGAGACAATCGTGACGCGGGAGGTCGGCGGCTCCGCGTTGTTCGCGGCGCGGTTCCGCGAATGCGCGGCGCGGGCCCTGCTCTTACCGCGCCGAACCCCCGGCCGACGCTCGCCGCTGTGGCAGCAGCGCCAGCGTGCCGCACAACTGCTGGATGTCGCACGTAAGCACTCCGACTTCCCGATAGTCCTGGAGGCACTACGCGAATGCCTGCAGGACGTCTACGACATCGGAACCCTGGTGCGGTTGATGTCCGGCATCGAGCAGCGCCAGATCCGGATCGTGGAGGTGCAGACCGATGCACCCTCCCCGTTCGCGGCCGCCCAATTGTTCAGCTATATCGGCGGTTTCATGTACGACGAGGACCGCCCGCTGGCGGAGCGGCGCGCCGCCGCCCTCTCGCTGGACACCGGACTGCTCGCCGAGCTCATGGGCCGGGTGGAACTGCGAGAACTACTCGACCCGGCGGTCATCGAGGCGACCGAACGACAACTGCAGCATCTGGCCGACGAGCGCAGGGCGCGCGACTCGGAAGGCCTCGCCGATCTGTTCCGGCTCCTCGGCCCGCTTACCGCCGAAGAAATCACCGCGCGCTGCAGCGGCGTCGGCACCGTCTGGCTCAACGAGCTTGTCGCCGCGCGCAGAGTGGTCCAGACCCACTACGGGCAACGCACCTGGTGGGCCGCCGTCGAGGACGTGGCACGACTACGTGACGCACTCGGGGTCCCGGTACCGCCGGGTGTGCCCGCGGCCTTCACCGACATGACGGCCGATCCGCTCGGGGAGCTGCTGGGCCGATACGCCAGAACGCACGGCCCGTTCACCACCGGCCAGGCCGCCGAACGCTTCGGCATCGGCGTCCGCGTTGCCGCCGACACGCTCTCCGCGATGGCTGCGCGCGGCCAGCTGATACGCGGTGAGTTCACCTCTGATGCAACAGATTCCGAACAGTGGTGCGACGCCGAGGTCCTCCGCATTCTGCGCAGACGATCCCTGGCGGCACTGCGCGCGCAGGTGGAGCCCGTCAGCACATCCGCCTTCGCGCGATTCCTGCCCGACTGGCAGTACCTCGATTCGAGCCTGCGCGGGGTCGACGGTGTCGCCACGGTCATCGACCAACTCGCCGGCGTCCCGATACCCGCGTCCGCATGGGAGCCGCTGATCCTGGCCCGGCGCGTTCGCGACTACTCACCGCAGATGCTCGACGAACTGCTGGCCTCCGGGGAGACGGTGTGGTCGGGACACGGCTCGATCACCGCACAGGATGGCTGGATCGCCTTGCACCCGAGTGGGGTTGCACCGGCCACGCTCGCAGCCGCCGATCCCGTCGTGCTCGATGAGGCGCATCGCGCGATCCTGGACGGTCTTGCCGCTGGCGGAGGGTACTTCTTCCGCCAGTTCGGGGAGGGCGCCACCATGGCAGCGCTCTGGGACCTGGTGTGGGCCGGGCTGGTGACGGGCGACACCTTCGCTCCGGTCCGGGCGCTGCTGGGTACCAGCATCAAATCGCGCACCGCGCACCGGAACCGGCGAGCACCCAGATTGCGTGCCTACACCCCGATCCCCACCGCAGCGCCCGTGGACCCCGCGGTCGCCGGCCGCTGGTCGATGCTGCCCGAAAGGCTCGCAGACGGTACCGAGCGCTCGCACATGCAGGCCGAGCTGCTGCTCGGCAGGTACGGCGTGGTGACCAAGGGCAGCGTCGTCGCCGAGGGAGTCGCGGGCGGCTTCGCCTGGCTGTACAAGGTGCTCTCGACGTTCGAGGACAACGGACGCTGCCGCCGCGGCTATTTCGTCGAATCGCTGGGCGGCGCCCAGTTCGCCTCACCCACGACCGTCGACAGGCTGCGTGAGTACCTCGACACCGTCGACGACGGACGCAAGCCGTATCGGGCGACGGTGTTGGCGGCGACAGATCCAGCCAACCCCTACGGGGCGGCGTTGGTGTGGCCGAAGACGGTCTCTGACTCCGGCCACCGGCCTGGGAGGAAGGCAGGGGCCCTCGCTGTGCTTGTCGACGGCGATCTGACGCTCTACATCGAGCGGGGCGGCAAGTCGCTGCTGAGCTTCGTGACCGATCCCACGGTGCTGCATGCCGCCGCGTTGGGCACGATGGAGCTGGTACGCGACGGCGCGCTCGACGGTCTGGTGATCGAGCGGGTCGACGGCAGATCGGTCTTCGACATCGGGGAATCCGCCGTGATCGCGGCCCTGCTGGAGGCCGGTTTCGCGCGCACACCGAAAGGACTGAGGGTACGCAAGTGAAGGTGATCCGGTTCGACCACATCGTGATCAACTGCTCCGATGTGGAGACCATGGCCGCCTGGTACGAACGTGTGCTCGGCATGGCGCGAGAAACCTTCGGGCCCGCGGGCCGCACCGCCCTGACGTTCGGCAGGCAAAAGATCAATCTGCGGCCCATCACGGCGACTCAGGACGAATGGTTCACCGGCGTCGCCGTCGCACCGGGCTCCGATGATCTGTGTTTCGTCACCGATGCTTCTCCGACCGAGGTTCGCGAGCACCTCGCGGCCTGCGGGGTGGACATCGAGCAGGGGGCGGTGACCAAGTTCGGCGCGCTGGGCGAGATGACCTCGCATTACTGCCGTGACCCCGACGGGAACCTCATCGAGATCGCGGTATACCCGTGAGCAACAACCACTATCACTACCTCGCCTTCGGCCCCGAGGCGATCGCGCGGCAACGGGCCAACGGCAGCTACGTTGCCTACGGCACACACCTGGAGCGCCCGGACGACGGCCCCGATGATCTGGGAGCGCGGGAGTTACGAATGATCGCCGACGCGACACAGTTCTGCCTGAGCACCGTGACCCCGGCCGGATGGCCGTACCTGCAATACCGCAGCGGCCCTGCGGGATTCGTTGGCCACCTCGGCGGCAACACCCTTCGATTCGTCGATCTGCCCGGCAACAACCAATTCGTGACTCTGGGAAACCTCGCGGCCGACGATCGGTTGGCGATGTTCTTCGTCGACTATCCGCGCAAGCAGCGTCTCAAGGTGTTTGGCCGCGGCAGGGTGCATGAGGGTGAACGCCGGGAGATCGAAGTGGCGGTGGAGGCGTTCGACTGGAACTGCTCGCGCAGCATCATTCCCCGCTACGACCAGCAGTACCTCACCGAGCTCGGCAGGGCCTATCAGGAAAAGGCCGCCGCCAGGGAAGCCGAGCTGACCGCCGAAATCGAGCGGCTACGCGCGCGGGTCACCGAGCTCGAACAGCGGCCCAGCTGACAGTGCGCTACTGCCCCAGCACGCGCACCGACTCGTACCGAACATCCTTGCCGGTCAACGGGTCACGGAAGGCCAGCGAGCGCGCCAGCAGCTGCAGCGGACGGGTGAAGTCGTCCGCTGCCACGTCGACCACCGCCGGATAGAGCGGATCGTTGATGATCGGGACCCCCAGGCTGTTCATGTGTACCCGAAGCTGATGTGTCTGCCCCGTGTGCGGGATGAGCCGGTATCTACCCACCGTCTCCCGCTGGTCGATCAGCTCGATATGAGTCTCGGCGTTCGCCGGCCCCGGCTCCTCGCACGCCTGAAGTATGCTGCGTCGCTTGACGATTCTGCTACGCAAGGTCAGCGGAAGCGTGATGGCCGGATCGACGGGGGCCAACGCCTCATAAGTCTTGGACACCTGGCGGTGCGCGAACAACGCGTGATACGCCGAACGCACATCGCGGCGCACCGTGAACAACAACACCCCCGCAGTGAGCCGATCGAGGCGATGCGCGGGCGCCAACTCCGGCAGGTCCAACATCTTTCGCAGCCGTACCAGCGCCGTCTCGGTGACATGGCGCCCCCGCGGCATCGTGGATAGGAAATGCGGCTTATCGACCACCAGGACGTTCTCGTCCCAGTGCAATACGTCGATGGCGAACGGGACGGGAACCTCCACGGCCGGTTCGCGATACGTGTACACCAGCGAGCCTGCCGACAACCGGGTATCGGCGGTGACGGTGGTCCCCATGGCGTCGACAACATCGCCTCGACTCACCTGATCAGCGGCCGCGGAGCCGAAACGGGAGACCAGCTCGTCCAGCACGGGTCCGTCTCCCCGGAGCCGAATGCGCACCGGGCCCAAGCCGTCTCGCACCGGTAGTGGTGGATCGGGAGCCCGTCTTCTCGGGCTCATCGTCGGCGACCTACTTCGACGGCGACAGCACGTCGGTCACCGGTTCGACGATGAACGAACGTGCTTCCGGCGCGGCCACCCGCAACGCATCCGCAGAGGCATCGTCGGGCTGGCGCTGCGAACGCACCTCGGCATCGACCCGGGCCCGGTAGGTATCCACCTCGCGGACAATGTCTTCCGCGGACCAGCCGAGCACCGGGGCCACCAACTCGGCGACCTCCTGCGCGCAGTCCACGCCGCGGTGCGGGTATTCGATGGCGATGCGCATGCGTCGGGCGAGGATGTCCTCCAGATGCAGCGCGCCCTCGGCTGCCACGGCGTAGAGCGCCTCCACCTTCAAATACATCGGCGCCTTGGCGATCGGTTGCAGCAGGCTGTGATCCGCGCCCGCACAGGCAAGCACCTCGCCGATCAGTGAGCCGTACCGGTCCAGCAGATGGCGCACCCGGTACGGATGTAGGCCATAAGTCTCACCCACGTGCTCGGTCTGGTTGATCAGCGCGAAGTACCCGTCGGCGCCTAACAGCGGCACCTTCTCGGTGATCGAGGGCGCCACGCGCGCCGGAACGAATTCGCTTGCCATATCGATGGCATCGGCCGCCATCACACGATAAGTCGTGTACTTGCCGCCCGCGATGGCCACCAGACCCGGCGCCGCCACCGCCACGGCGTGCTCACGGGAAAGCTTCGAGGTGTCGTCGTCCTCCCCGGCCAACAGCGGGCGCAGGCCCGCATACACCCCGTCGATGTCGTTGTGCGTCAAGGGCGTTGCCAGCACCGTGTTGACCTTGTCCAGGATGTAGTCGATGTCCACCTTGGTGGCCGCTGGATGCGCCAGGTCGAGGTTCCACTCGGTGTCGGTGGTCCCGATGATCCAATGGTTGCCCCATGGGATCACGAACAGCACCGATTTTTCGGTGCGCAGGATGATCGCCACCTCGCTGACGATCCTGTCCCGCGGCACCACGATATGTACGCCCTTGGACGCGGTCACCCGGAACCGGCCGCGCGTACGCGACAATGCCTGGATCTCGTCGGTCCATACTCCGGTGGCATTGACCACGACGTGCCCGCGAACTTCGGTTTCGGCGCCGTTCTCGGTGTCGCGCACCACCACTCCGATGACGCGATCGCCCTCACGCAGCAGCGAGACCACCTGTGTGGAAGCCCGGACCACCGCGCCGTAGTGTGCGGCAGTACGGGCCACGTTCATGGTGTGACGAGCGTCGTCGACCACCGTGTCGTAATAGCGGATGCCGCCGATGAGTGAGTTGCGTTTAAGTCCCGGTGCCAGCCGCAGCGCACCCGCACGGGTGAGGTGTTTTTGCGCGGGAACGGATTTCGCACCGCCCATCTGGTCGTACAGGAAGATGCCGGCAGCCACATATGGCCGCTCCCACCAGCGGTTGGTCAGCGGGAACAGGAACGGCAACGGCTTGACCAGGTGCGGCGCCAGTGTCGACAGGGACAACTCCCGCTCACGCAATGCTTCCTGAACCAAACCGAACTCGAGCTGTTCCAGATAGCGCAGGCCGCCGTGGAACATTTTCGAGGAGCGGCTCGACGTTCCCGATGCGAAGTCACGCGCCTCGACCAGGGCGACCTTGAGCCCGCGCGTGGCCGCGTCGAGGGCCGATCCGGCGCCGACGACCCCGCCGCCGATGACGATGACGTCGAACTGCTCGGATCCCAGGCGCTCCCAGTTCAGCGAACGTGCCTGCGGTCCAAGGAACGTGTACGTAGGTCCACTCGATCCCGACGGGCTGGTTGCGTCACTCACGACTACTCCCTTCCACGCCCATTACCGGGCCCCGGAGTTCCTTCCAGTGAGCCACGTTACCGGCCAGTAGCGCTCCCGTCAGTGACGCACGCCGCTATCGCGCAAATCGCCGAAGGTCAGTCCAGGTCGTCGTGGGCAATCAACTGGCGCGCCGCCTCAGTCACCGAACCGGATAGGGACGGGTAGACCG
The nucleotide sequence above comes from Mycobacteroides saopaulense. Encoded proteins:
- a CDS encoding TetR/AcrR family transcriptional regulator, with product MTDDSDAVRPNGSSPRRRLTPEDRRAELLEFGTQLFGERHYDDVRMDEVAEQAGVSRALLYRYFPDKRSFYTAVMQAEYDRLYDATISLDMDQTLSGFERLRRTLLVYLHYQEDHPFAPVTVFRMIDSADPTVMAIEQQEYDKQTDRIMAVVDHVAGDEMTPALVTDLKVVIRAWLAFNQELARQRALNPDLDVDWLADTSAHAMIDAVRRVSNIPQAVVDLMGAD
- a CDS encoding ATP-dependent helicase, with amino-acid sequence MSSEPGPLARFSAPTREWFTESFPAPTQAQSGAWQSIANGDNTLVVAPTGSGKTLAAFLWAIDTLVGAEPELNVAGRAASARHGTQILYVSPLKALAVDVERNLRAPLAGIARTTTRMGLPEPSITIGVRSGDTPAQRRRALISSPPDILITTPESLFLMLTSAARETLDTVRTVIVDEVHAVAGTKRGAHLALSLERLDERLSRPAQRIGLSATVKPAAEVARFLGGRAPATVVAPASPKTFDLSVVVPVSDMSAPDTYPDPEATNAGTNTIWPHVEQRIVDLIETHRSSIVFANSRRLAERLTARFNEIHAERLGVDLTPTSNPGVPGGPPAHIMGSGQTYGAEPLLARAHHGSVSKEQRADIEDDLKTGRLKCVVATSSLELGIDMGAVDLVVQVEAPPSVASGLQRIGRAGHQVGEVSRGVLFPKHRTDLLGCAVTVRRMLRGDIETLRVPANPLDILAQHTVAACALDPLDVEKWFDVVRRSAPFTSLPRSAFDAVLDLLSGKYPSTDFAELRPRVVYDRDEGTLTGRPGAQRLAVTSGGAIPDRGLFTVYMYAGAEGEKPSRVGELDEEMVYESRPGDVISLGATSWRITEITHERVVVVPAFGQPGRLPFWRGDSVGRPAELGMALGHLTGELAAAREAEFEKLCTATGFDEYAMGNLRALLTDQLQSTGAVPTDTTLIVERFRDELGDWRIVLHSPYGLRVNGPLALAVADRLQQRYGVSESPTATDDGIVVRLPDTDDSPPGAGLFVFDAAEIETIVTREVGGSALFAARFRECAARALLLPRRTPGRRSPLWQQRQRAAQLLDVARKHSDFPIVLEALRECLQDVYDIGTLVRLMSGIEQRQIRIVEVQTDAPSPFAAAQLFSYIGGFMYDEDRPLAERRAAALSLDTGLLAELMGRVELRELLDPAVIEATERQLQHLADERRARDSEGLADLFRLLGPLTAEEITARCSGVGTVWLNELVAARRVVQTHYGQRTWWAAVEDVARLRDALGVPVPPGVPAAFTDMTADPLGELLGRYARTHGPFTTGQAAERFGIGVRVAADTLSAMAARGQLIRGEFTSDATDSEQWCDAEVLRILRRRSLAALRAQVEPVSTSAFARFLPDWQYLDSSLRGVDGVATVIDQLAGVPIPASAWEPLILARRVRDYSPQMLDELLASGETVWSGHGSITAQDGWIALHPSGVAPATLAAADPVVLDEAHRAILDGLAAGGGYFFRQFGEGATMAALWDLVWAGLVTGDTFAPVRALLGTSIKSRTAHRNRRAPRLRAYTPIPTAAPVDPAVAGRWSMLPERLADGTERSHMQAELLLGRYGVVTKGSVVAEGVAGGFAWLYKVLSTFEDNGRCRRGYFVESLGGAQFASPTTVDRLREYLDTVDDGRKPYRATVLAATDPANPYGAALVWPKTVSDSGHRPGRKAGALAVLVDGDLTLYIERGGKSLLSFVTDPTVLHAAALGTMELVRDGALDGLVIERVDGRSVFDIGESAVIAALLEAGFARTPKGLRVRK
- a CDS encoding VOC family protein — protein: MKVIRFDHIVINCSDVETMAAWYERVLGMARETFGPAGRTALTFGRQKINLRPITATQDEWFTGVAVAPGSDDLCFVTDASPTEVREHLAACGVDIEQGAVTKFGALGEMTSHYCRDPDGNLIEIAVYP
- a CDS encoding pyridoxamine 5'-phosphate oxidase family protein, producing MSNNHYHYLAFGPEAIARQRANGSYVAYGTHLERPDDGPDDLGARELRMIADATQFCLSTVTPAGWPYLQYRSGPAGFVGHLGGNTLRFVDLPGNNQFVTLGNLAADDRLAMFFVDYPRKQRLKVFGRGRVHEGERREIEVAVEAFDWNCSRSIIPRYDQQYLTELGRAYQEKAAAREAELTAEIERLRARVTELEQRPS
- a CDS encoding pseudouridine synthase, with protein sequence MSPRRRAPDPPLPVRDGLGPVRIRLRGDGPVLDELVSRFGSAAADQVSRGDVVDAMGTTVTADTRLSAGSLVYTYREPAVEVPVPFAIDVLHWDENVLVVDKPHFLSTMPRGRHVTETALVRLRKMLDLPELAPAHRLDRLTAGVLLFTVRRDVRSAYHALFAHRQVSKTYEALAPVDPAITLPLTLRSRIVKRRSILQACEEPGPANAETHIELIDQRETVGRYRLIPHTGQTHQLRVHMNSLGVPIINDPLYPAVVDVAADDFTRPLQLLARSLAFRDPLTGKDVRYESVRVLGQ
- a CDS encoding glycerol-3-phosphate dehydrogenase/oxidase, coding for MSDATSPSGSSGPTYTFLGPQARSLNWERLGSEQFDVIVIGGGVVGAGSALDAATRGLKVALVEARDFASGTSSRSSKMFHGGLRYLEQLEFGLVQEALRERELSLSTLAPHLVKPLPFLFPLTNRWWERPYVAAGIFLYDQMGGAKSVPAQKHLTRAGALRLAPGLKRNSLIGGIRYYDTVVDDARHTMNVARTAAHYGAVVRASTQVVSLLREGDRVIGVVVRDTENGAETEVRGHVVVNATGVWTDEIQALSRTRGRFRVTASKGVHIVVPRDRIVSEVAIILRTEKSVLFVIPWGNHWIIGTTDTEWNLDLAHPAATKVDIDYILDKVNTVLATPLTHNDIDGVYAGLRPLLAGEDDDTSKLSREHAVAVAAPGLVAIAGGKYTTYRVMAADAIDMASEFVPARVAPSITEKVPLLGADGYFALINQTEHVGETYGLHPYRVRHLLDRYGSLIGEVLACAGADHSLLQPIAKAPMYLKVEALYAVAAEGALHLEDILARRMRIAIEYPHRGVDCAQEVAELVAPVLGWSAEDIVREVDTYRARVDAEVRSQRQPDDASADALRVAAPEARSFIVEPVTDVLSPSK